The DNA region GCGCGCGGTGTCCTTACAACGGAAGAGGCGGAAGCCCGCGGTTACGTTGGCGGCGGCTGCAACGGCTGCGGCGACTGCGAAGGTGTCTGCCCTGTCATCAAGCCAAATCCCTTCGAGGTTGGCATGGCCCCGCGTAAAGCGATCTACATCTACCACCCGCAGGTCTCCCCGCTGCTTTACACCGTCGACTTCGATGCCTGTGTCAAGTGCGGTCTCTGTGTCGATATCTGCGGGGATAAGAAGGCGATTGACCTTAATGCAACGGACGAGTTCATGAACGTCAAGGTCGGTACCGTCATCCTTGCAACAGGCTACGACATCTTCCCGATCGAGGAGAAGACCGAGTGGGGCTACAAGAGGTATGACAACGTCATCACAAGCCTTGAGTTTGAGCGGTTGATCTGTGCTTCTGGCCCTACCGGCGGCCACCTCGTCCGCCCAAGCGACGGCGAGACTCCAAAGAGGATCGGGTTCGTGCTCTGTGCAGGATCTCGTGACAACACCGGCGTTGGTAAGCCTTACTGCTCGCGGTTCTGCTGCATGTACTCCCTCAAGCACGCCCACCAGATCATCGAGAAGATCCCGGGCGCGGTGCCCTACATCTTCTACATGGATATCCGTTCATTCGGCAAGATGTACGAGGAGTTTTACTACCGCATCCAGAATGAGGGCGCAAAGTTCATCCGCGGCAGGGTTGCAAACATCCTCGAAGACCCGGTCACAAAGAACCTCCACGTCAATGCTGAAGACACACTCCTTGGCCGGCCGGTGGACGTTGAAGTCGATCTGGTTGTGCTTGCGGCCGCAATCCAGCCCAGCGCAGAGACCGAGAAGACCAGGAGGCTCTTCGGCGTATCCTGTTCGCAGGACGGCTGGCTCCTTGAGGCTCACCCGAAGCTCAACCCCTGCGGCACCACAACCGCCGGTGTCTACCTCGCCGGTGTCTGCCAGGGGCCGAAGGATATACCGGACACGGTTGCCCAGGCCGAGGGCGCGGCATCCGCGGCATCCATCCCGATTCACCTTGGAGAGGTGGAGCTTGAGCCCTACTTTGCCCAGTGTATCGAGGAGAAGTGCGCCGGATGCGGGCTGTGCGTTAACCTCTGCCCCTACAGTGCCCTCGCACTTGTCGAGAAGGATGGGCGCAGGGTCATGCAGGTCACCGAGGCCAAGTGCAAGGGCTGCGGGACATGCGGCGGGTTCTGCCCCGGCGGTGCAATCTGGATGCAGCACTTTGCTACACCCCAGATCATTGCACAGATCGACGCGTTCCTCCTTGGGGGTGAAGAGTAAATGGCAGACGAGAACTGGAAGCCAAAGATCCTCGCCATCATCTGCAACTGGTGCTCCTACGCCGGTGCGGACCTTGCAGGCGGCTCCCGTATTCAGTACCCGCCAGATGTCCGCGCCATCCGTGTTATGTGCACCGGCCGGATCGATCCTCTCTTCATCCTGAAGGCATTCCAGGATGGAGCGGATGGGGTGCTGGTCTCCGGGTGTCACTTTGGTGACTGCCACTACCTTGAGGGCAACTACAAGGCGGCAAAGAGGATGTTCCTCCTCAAGGCAGTCCTCAAAAACATTGGTTTTGACGACAAACGTCTCAGGATGACCTTTGTCTCTGCATCCGAGGGTGCAAAGTGGGCCACGGTTATCGAAGATGTCGTCAAGACCATCAAAGACCTTGGTCCCAGTCCGCTCAACAAGGAGATTGCCGGATAACCTAATTGCCAGATAATAATATACCAATAACAGACAGGGGATGAATACAATGGCAATCAGAGTAAATTTGATCACGGGTCGCACCATCCAGCAGGGGGTGTCGATGGAGGCGGGTAAGGAAAAATCCGCCTACACCGCCGCCTGCGGGATCATCGAGCTCGACCCGACAGATTTCAGAAAACTTGGAGCTTTCCGTGGCACAAACGTACGCGTCACGAGCGACTACGGCAGTGTGGTCGTGAAGGCGGTCGAGGCAACCCAGGGTCCTCACCCCGGCATAGCATTTATCCCGATGGGTCCATGGGCAAACATGGTGGTCAACCCGAACACCTACTCCACCGGGATGCCGACATTCAAAGGCACCCCCGTTACAGTGGAGGCTGCCAAGAATGAACCCGTCCTGAACTCGCTTGAACTGGTTCGCAAGGGGTGCAGGGGTGAACTGGCATGAGCAGGACCGTAACTGATGTGATATGCCCGTTCTGCGGGACGCTCTGCGACGACATCGAGGTCGTCGTCAGCGACGATGGGAAGGAACTCCATGAGGTTTACAACGCCTGCGCCATCGGCGCCGAGAAGTTCCTCCACTCCCAGGCAAAGGACCGTATCACCCGGCCGCGAATGCGGCAGGAGGACGGATCCTGGAAAGAGATCACATACGATGAGGCTATCGACTACACCGCCAGGATGCTTGTCAACGCAAAAAAGCCGCTGATGTATGGCTGGAGTTCCACAAACTGTGAAGCTCAGGCTATCGGATCAGAGATCGGTGAGCTGGTCGGGGCGGTCGTGGACAACACGGCAACCGTCTGTCACGGAACGTCACTTATTGCGGTCCAGGATATCGGTATCCCGAGCTGCACTCTCGGCGAGGTCAAGAATCGTGCTGACCGGATCCTCTTCTGGGGATGCAACCCGGCCCACGCCCATCCACGCCACATGTCCCGCTACTCGATCTTCCCCCGTGGATTCTTCACAGGCAAAGGTCACACCGGCAGGAAGGTGATCGTGGTCGACCCGCGGCGTACCGACACCGCGAAAATTGCAGACATCCACCTGCAGGTCGAGCAGGGACGCGACTACGAGCTCTTCGATGCGTTCCGCGTTGCTTTTAAGGGTGAACACCTCCCGGACGTGGTTGCTGGAATCCCGAAAGAGAAGATCTACGAGGCCGCCGAGACGCTCAAGAGCGGCCGGTTTGCGATCATCTTCTTCGGTATGGGCGTGACCCAGTCGCTTGGAAAGAACCATAACATCGATGCGGCCATCGCGGTCACCCGTGACTTAAACGAGTACACGAAAGCTGCCATCATGCCGATGCGCGGGCACTACAACGTCACCGGTTCCGGTCAGGTCTGGGGCTGGCTGTTCGGCTTCCCCTACGCCGTGGACCTCTCCCGTGGATTTGCCCGCTACAACCCCGGTGATACGACGGCAAACGACCTGCTCCGGAGGGACGAGGTGGATGCTGTCCTGGTTATCGCCAGCGACCCAGGCGCGCACTTCCCGTTCAGTTCGGTCAAAAAGATCTATGACCTTCCATCGGTCGCGATCGACCCGCACGAGACCCCGACCACCGAGGTCTGCAGGGTTCATGTTCCGGTCGCCTTTGTCGGCATCGAGGTCGGCGGGTGTGCATACAGGATGGACAACGTGCCGATCGA from Methanoculleus receptaculi includes:
- a CDS encoding CoB--CoM heterodisulfide reductase iron-sulfur subunit A family protein is translated as MAEVKTKEEPRIGVFVCHCGTNIAGSVDIKSVVEYARTLPNVAVADDYQYMCSTPGQNKIVDAIKEHNLTGVVVAACSPRLHEPTFRGSTKMGGLNPFRFEMANIREQNSWVHMHQPEEATAKAKDAVRIAVAKAALLEDLVPKSVPVEKAAMVVGGGVGGMQAALDLANAGIKTYLVEKNPTIGGRMSQLDKTFPTLDCSQCILTPKMVDVYRNENIELLTYTEVESVEGYIGNFDVTLRKKARGVLTTEEAEARGYVGGGCNGCGDCEGVCPVIKPNPFEVGMAPRKAIYIYHPQVSPLLYTVDFDACVKCGLCVDICGDKKAIDLNATDEFMNVKVGTVILATGYDIFPIEEKTEWGYKRYDNVITSLEFERLICASGPTGGHLVRPSDGETPKRIGFVLCAGSRDNTGVGKPYCSRFCCMYSLKHAHQIIEKIPGAVPYIFYMDIRSFGKMYEEFYYRIQNEGAKFIRGRVANILEDPVTKNLHVNAEDTLLGRPVDVEVDLVVLAAAIQPSAETEKTRRLFGVSCSQDGWLLEAHPKLNPCGTTTAGVYLAGVCQGPKDIPDTVAQAEGAASAASIPIHLGEVELEPYFAQCIEEKCAGCGLCVNLCPYSALALVEKDGRRVMQVTEAKCKGCGTCGGFCPGGAIWMQHFATPQIIAQIDAFLLGGEE
- a CDS encoding hydrogenase iron-sulfur subunit; translation: MADENWKPKILAIICNWCSYAGADLAGGSRIQYPPDVRAIRVMCTGRIDPLFILKAFQDGADGVLVSGCHFGDCHYLEGNYKAAKRMFLLKAVLKNIGFDDKRLRMTFVSASEGAKWATVIEDVVKTIKDLGPSPLNKEIAG
- a CDS encoding molybdopterin dinucleotide binding domain-containing protein encodes the protein MAIRVNLITGRTIQQGVSMEAGKEKSAYTAACGIIELDPTDFRKLGAFRGTNVRVTSDYGSVVVKAVEATQGPHPGIAFIPMGPWANMVVNPNTYSTGMPTFKGTPVTVEAAKNEPVLNSLELVRKGCRGELA
- a CDS encoding formylmethanofuran dehydrogenase subunit B, with amino-acid sequence MSRTVTDVICPFCGTLCDDIEVVVSDDGKELHEVYNACAIGAEKFLHSQAKDRITRPRMRQEDGSWKEITYDEAIDYTARMLVNAKKPLMYGWSSTNCEAQAIGSEIGELVGAVVDNTATVCHGTSLIAVQDIGIPSCTLGEVKNRADRILFWGCNPAHAHPRHMSRYSIFPRGFFTGKGHTGRKVIVVDPRRTDTAKIADIHLQVEQGRDYELFDAFRVAFKGEHLPDVVAGIPKEKIYEAAETLKSGRFAIIFFGMGVTQSLGKNHNIDAAIAVTRDLNEYTKAAIMPMRGHYNVTGSGQVWGWLFGFPYAVDLSRGFARYNPGDTTANDLLRRDEVDAVLVIASDPGAHFPFSSVKKIYDLPSVAIDPHETPTTEVCRVHVPVAFVGIEVGGCAYRMDNVPIETRKVVEPPEGMMTDEEFLGRVLARIKELQGV